The Geotrypetes seraphini chromosome 6, aGeoSer1.1, whole genome shotgun sequence genome includes a window with the following:
- the CLDN14 gene encoding claudin-14: protein MVSSAGQLLGFVVALLGLFGTFVTTVLPHWRRTAHVGTNIITAVAYMKGLWMECVWHSTGIYQCQVHQSQLALPRDLRAARALMAVSCVLSTLACVISVVGMKCTRCAKDSSAKNAIAACGGVSFTLAGITCLVPVSWSTNDVVKDFYNPMLPSGMKYEIGQALYIGFISAVLSIIGGTLLLCTSCHGNRNSRPHRPPQRHARAAPPYRPPTAYKGNGAPSLASASSSGYRLDDYV from the coding sequence ATGGTCAGTAGCGCCGGGCAGCTCCTGGGCTTCGTTGTGGCTCTCTTGGGTTTGTTTGGGACCTTCGTTACCACCGTCCTCCCTCACTGGCGGAGAACTGCCCACGTGGGCACCAACATCATCACAGCAGTGGCGTACATGAAAGGACTTTGGATGGAATGTGTCTGGCACAGCACGGGCATCTACCAATGCCAGGTCCATCAGTCTCAGCTGGCCCTGCCCCGTGACCTTCGGGCCGCTCGTGCCTTGATGGCGGTGTCTTGCGTCCTCTCCACACTGGCTTGTGTCATATCCGTCGTTGGCATGAAGTGCACACGGTGTGCCAAAGACTCTTCTGCCAAGAACGCCATCGCAGCCTGCGGAGGGGTGTCTTTCACTCTGGCTGGGATCACGTGCTTGGTTCCCGTTTCATGGTCAACCAATGATGTGGTGAAAGACTTCTACAATCCCATGCTTCCAAGCGGCATGAAATATGAGATTGGACAAGCCCTCTACATTGGTTTCATCTCTGCAGTGTTGAGTATAATTGGTGGCACTCTTTTGCTCTGTACATCGTGTCACGGTAATAGGAACAGCAGACCGCACCGGCCTCCACAACGCCATGCCAGGGCAGCCCCCCCATACAGACCGCCAACTGCATACAAAGGTAACGGTGCTCCTTCACTGGCGTCTGCCTCAAGCAGCGGTTACAGATTAGATGACTATGTCTGA